In one Paramisgurnus dabryanus chromosome 21, PD_genome_1.1, whole genome shotgun sequence genomic region, the following are encoded:
- the LOC135775323 gene encoding L-rhamnose-binding lectin CSL3-like, producing the protein MLEQKQIWIIVLLFFCQHAGLGEGTSKHSQACEGSSLALKCDHGFIHVDKANYGRTSSTVCSAGKPAKEISDVHCSQKTSLQKLSTRCNGKTSCSVPAQNSFFSDPCVGTYKYLDVSYSCVQSRKSVTCEGKQSHIHCDTGVIQIKHANYGRRDLTICKHAKATSATCYSNNTGHHLSRCNGKKKCSLHASNSVHGDPCHGVHKYLEVTYNCVAKKHHHDHHHAKHH; encoded by the exons ATGCTGGAACAAAAGCAAATCTGGATTATTG TGCTGCTGTTTTTCTGCCAGCATG CAGGTTTAGGTGAAGGAACATCAAAACATTCCCAGGCCTGTGAGGGTAGCTCCCTGGCCCTCAAGTGTG ACCATGGTTTCATACATGTCGATAAAGCCAACTATGGACGGACTAGCAGTACTGTGTGCTCTGCTGGGAAACCAGCGAAAGAGATCTCAGATGTGCATTGCTCCCAAAAAACTTCCCTCCAAAAACTGTCCACTAG GTGTAACGGAAAAACAAGCTGTTCTGTTCCTGCACAGAACTCATTTTTCTCTGACCCATGTGTTGGAACTTATAAATACCTTGATGTGTCTTACAGTTGTGTCCAAAGTA GAAAAAGTGTTACCTGTGAGGGTAAACAGAGTCACATTCATTGTG ATACTGGTGTCATTCAGATTAAACATGCCAATTATGGACGAAGAGACCTAACAATCTGCAAACACGCAAAAGCAACTTCAGCCACCTGTTATTCTAATAATACTGGACACCATCTGTCTAG ATGCAATGGAAAGAAGAAATGTTCTCTTCATGCTTCAAATTCTGTCCATGGTGATCCATGTCATGGCGTTCATAAGTACTTGGAGGTGACTTACAACTGTGTTGCT AAAAAACACCACCACGACCACCACCACGCAAAACATCATTAG